gcggagcgacatcaaaatctacgaagaaagtgaagacgttttaggtttagaagcaacaatagaagagaataattcaaaaatcaaagttgaagttataagagcaaatgatataagaatccatgataccaagacatcacaagttgcgaagatccaagttttgaaagtccttctctcatggccatgtaaatttttgtcttgtaatattatatcaaaaagcaaaaaaaaaaaaaaaaaaaaaaaaagatgaaaaaaaaaaaatgaaaaaaaaaaagaaacttcattacgttctttttgttcaataaggccatagggaagaataaatttataagtcaagcaagaaatcgaagagaagagttaattctcaaggttctatgaggttcaagagtttatcatcaacagttgaagaccgaagaaggcgttgtttctactgggctctgtgagagagtcgaagaaagatgcattttggttgctttgttagtctgctttaaatctggcacaagatctttctagcactggtttaactcatcacacgtaattagtccagctgtatagcagatgtccctctcatttttatctttctcctaatcttatccagctgtaaagcagcggacgcatcttacaatgtttatctagctgtatagcggatatctctttatctagcagtcgtgtggatgtgtctccccttttcttcagttagaTTTAGAGCTgatacctttaatttctctggcattctagttacttggagataggttgagaatatgtatgtcctcatagctctttagatacttgtgaccaattaggagtaaaggttttgtgggtatatctctagtaagacctcccgagactataactcggccactagggccacctaggggtttaaaggcttattgcatacgctaaatgcaatcgacgatgcctgcgatagtgagttacgattttattttgtagttttgatttgctcgaggactagcaaataataagtttgggggtatttgatagacgcatttatgtgtctaatatagctcatttgtatatattgttagtgctcgatatcgtacttatttggttattttatttatttgtaggtgtttttggaagaataagactttgtggcgaaattggctaaaaatatggcatttgaacctccgtagatagcataccggaagctcccgaagtgtaccggaagtaccccagaaataccccggaggaaccccgaaaaagtgcggaaaacatcccagaagaattgctaaaggcaaccctaatttggataaggggcaccccatttcagggcatgtactaaagggacaccggaactggatatggggaggtcatcttcaaagtttcaaaactggactttggcgggaaaagaactctgcagaagaacagttttaggggtcgaatttgagcgagttttaaggagattcaacatcGGATTTTCACTGGGCTGGACTTTCTAGACTATAAAAAGATCAGTATAagcaatttaacccaaccaattgggctggaatgaccgggagaatggatcaaagtccaaacaggacagaaCCGTGCTGTTCACTTTCAAATATTTGTGAGAGATTTGTGGAAGACTTTTACGCTAGATAACTATgcacctagtcttgttcaagtcttaagagaagtttggagcgtaataactggccagaggacgcgtacaaagcaacagaaaagagattattctctcaactgctcgagaagaaaaaaaaaaaagagaaatactctcggatttgcacgagaattttggttctgttggctatataaagcattgcttcgagtcttagaggggttagaaagttttagaaacccttaggagagagttgggagttcacgagagacgagaagaacaagttacaggaggtattgttgttgttgttgctgctgctcgaggaggaagaagaagacgaagaacagactcgcagagtccgtcgttcttcgacagtcttaaaagcagaacaagtatcgttcttatacagcagtaaaggcttatcgtttacagcagtctcaaaaacacttacccctttgtaacagtgacgctgtaacacttctacaacgttgctaattcctgtttcatcttatatacatcaataaaaacacatattttagccatgaatatatcttatgattatgtttttgggatgaggagctaaacccattagccgagacgacggaggaaaccattgatccatattgattggtataattctaattttattatttgttgcaatattattatttgattatttgcatggaattgaatttgaaatattagtttttattgaatagttgtgaattatgttgatgaagcatgctgggttttaaaaacttttgatgttttatactttgtgattacaattattacttcaaaaatatatttgaggcaaatattagaattatttttaaagatagaattgcatgaatattatttagagtttactatttaattggtcaattgtggaatcctagtcttggtattttctctaaggTCGTGTTTGGTACCATGGATATCCCatcctaggttgggttatccACTAAAAAATCGTTAAAATGTGTTTGTCTTATTGCAATTCCAATCTTGGATAAGGATTACTAaaccatccttgattttaggaagtTAAAAAAGTGAGGTTATGATATTCTTCCAAATATCTGGGATACATGCATCCTCACCTAGGTTAGACAGTTATTTCCCTTTAAAATAAATATTTGTCtaagaaataattatttattttaaccTATTTCTGGAGTCAAACAAACACAAGTTATCCTAGCCTAAGATATGATAGAATTTTAGACAAACACCATTAAAACTAACCATTAACAAGGttatcataaattaaattaagataAACTATTATAAGATATGTTATACCGTTTCCAAACTCCCAAACAGAccctaaaggtttgaactattttatttatttgcctgtttaatttaaatctagaaaaattgttttcttcacaagtctgtaaagacccctttttaccactacaactacaatcacttttgaaataccATCACTAGGTTACTGTTAGAAATGTCGATGAGATCATTTAGAAATGCTTGAGAGGATAGAGGACGAACGTATGAGCTGAAAAGTCAATAAATATCTTGTTGACGAACTGAGGTATATGATCTGAAAGCTAATGGCATACTCTAGGAACATACAATGCAAATTTAAAGTCAGGACACACTAGTTATGACAAACTTGCTCCTAGTAAAAATAAGTTAAGTACCATTTTAACTAGGTCGAGACTAAGATTAAAGCTAGGGAGCCATTAGTTTATTGCAACTCCTACAGAGCTTTCTAATTTGGATAATGCCTCTGATAAAGCTTCCGTCGTAGAGAGTCAAAATTCACTCTTTATTATGCTGAACCATAACTCAATTATTATTCCTATGTTGTGTTTGTACAATAACTCAATTATTCAGTTCATTGGGAATGTGCTAAATAATTAATGTTGTCACAGACTCGAGTGCAAGCGTCAACATTATCCTTCCCCCAAATTATTGCAAAGCTTCCACAAATTGGAGTTCAGGGATTATACAGGGGTTCTATACCAGCTATACTCGGTCAATTTTCAAGGTTGGATCCTCATCTTTGTGTTACCTCTCATGGGACAGCTTAAGTTTTTTGCtcagtcttttcttttttcccttcAACAGCCATGGACTAAGGACAGGAATCTTTGAGGCAAGCAAGCTTGTATTGATAAATTTTGCCCCCACACTTGCAGAGCTTCAGGTAATAAGCGCAATTGTAATGCTACATCCAGTTAAATAGAAGCATTACTCTTTTCTTCTGTTTCCATGCCTATCATGCTATTGGTACTTACGTAGAAGcgtctttcttattcttgatTTCATGAATATTTTTAGCAAGACTCATGAAGAAATGTTATAGGTTTCACAATGATGTACCGAAACTTGTCAGGTTCCACTCTTCTACTTGTATAAATTTTTATTGAACTATAAAACTTAAAACACACTTGGCAATATAGGTGCAATCTATAGCATCATTCTGCAGTACAATCCTGGGTACAGCAGTGCGGATACCATGTGAGGTGTTGAAGCAGAGGTGTCAGGCTGGTATCTTTGACAATGTGGGAGAAGCACTTGTGGGTACTCTGCGACAAGATGCTATCAAGGGTTTCTTTCGTGGGACTGGTGCCACACTGTGCAGGGAGGTTCCTTTCTATGTTGCTGGCATGGGACTCTATGCCGAGTCCAAAAAGGTTTGTGCCCAACTCTGTGCTTAATTCTCGCATTTAAATGGCATGTCATATGACTTTTTTCCCCCTGTAATTGTTATTGAAGGGTGTTCAGCAGTTCCTGAGACGAGAACTGGAGCCATGGGAAACAATACTTGTAGGCGCATTGTCAGGTGGACTTGCTGCCGTCGTCACAACTCCTTTTGATGTGTTGAAGACAAGAACGATGACTGCCCCTCAGGGTCTTCCCGTTTCAATGTCAATGATAGCCTTCTCCATCCTCCGCCAGGAAGGACCCCTCGGTCTATTTAAGGGAGCACTTCCAAGGTTCTTCTGGATCGCGCCATTGGGTGCCATGAACTTTGCAGGCTACGAGCTCGCACGGAAGGCAATGGACAAAAAGAATGAAGAGCAAATAGCAAATGATCAGCTACCCGAAAAGAAGCTCGCAAATGCTGGGTAATGCTCCTCGAGAACACCCTGCATCTTTATCTGTCGACCAAACAAAACAACTGTAACATTTCTTGGaactttattttgttttgttctttttgCATATATATTCCAGGAGATTTTGTTTTTTACATTTGAGGTGGGCCGAAGTTTTGATAAGTTTGGTACATAAACAGATTAGCAAGAGAATTTGTTAGTTAACGAGCCGCCCTTACTTTTCTATCCTCTAATGTACATTTGATTCTGTTTACACGCTTCTCCATTTTTTGTGGCCATGAAACCAGGATTGAACTTCAACATCACATATTTTGTTAATCatataaatattgaattttaCCATTCGAAGAAAGCCTTTAAAAAATATGGAGATAATACTATATTGAAAGTCAAATATAATTACTGACagttaaaataattttatattgaAATTCAAATATAATTACTGACAGTCAAAATAATCACCGAGTACTATACTGAGTTTgctaactcaaaaaaaaaaaaaaaaaatgtctatgaaataaaactaaaaaagaaaaaaactactcTTCACTGCATCCCGTGTCTTTGTTTTTGATCAAGTATTCAAAGTTTTGCGCTTGTTCTCCAACTCGATATCTTGAGTGATAAATCTTCCCCAATACCAGTGATTTTTCAATACTTGGGACACCTCTTCGATTGGGATTCCTTTGGTCTCAGGTACAAAGAAGTAGATGAAAACAGTCATGATGGCCACCATACCACCAAAAAAGAAGAATAATCCGAACTTCATATGGCATAACATGATCAAAAAGATCTGAGCAATTAAGAACGTGCAGAACATGTTCACCATGACGACAACACTTTGAGCTGCTGATCTGATCTCAAGTGGGAATATCTCACTAGGTACTAACCATGCTAGAGGAGCCCAGGACCATGCGAATCCTGCCACAAATGCACAAATGCAGAGAACAACGAGAATTCCATACCCGGAAGATATAGTTGCAATACCCGTAGTTCCGAATTTAATCCATATCAAAACACCTATAAGAACCTGAAAGAATAACGTCAGTTAATAcataaaaaatagtaaaaaactAGGCATGTTCATAAAAATAACGGAGCAGATAGAGTTATACCTGAAAGATGAACATTTGGCAACCACCCTCAAGAAACAAAACCCTTCTTCCCCATTTGTCCACAAAATAGATTGCAAAAAATGTAGCAAATAGATTAACCCCACCGGTAATCATAGCAGACAAGAGCGAGGCACTGCTACCAAAACCCAGAGTTGTAAAGAGAACTGGTGCGTAAAACATAACCACATTGATACCAGTAAATTGTTGGAAGAATGGGATAAGTATGGCCAAACATAGATGAGGTCTGTATCTTCTCTGTATCAGATTGTTCCACTGGCCTTCATACTTCTGAGATTCGTGACCCGCAGCAACTAAATCGttgaattcttcatcaatattaacGGAACCACGAATGCGCTGAAGCTGTTTCTTTGCTTCCTCTGGTTGGTTTCGACTGATGAAGGAATTAGGTGTATCGGGTAAGAAAAATCCACCAACTGTCATTATAAGTGCAGGCACAACTGCTAATCCCAAACTAACTCTCCACCCCTGGACCGGACCATCTGTCATCTTGTTTGTAAAGAAATTTACTAAATTGGCCAggaaaattccaaccgtaatcaTCAGTTGAAAGCAACTGTTAAGTGCTCCTCTGTACTTATATGGCGCCATCTCCGAAAGGTATAGCGGTACAGACTGTAAACaaaaatatatgaaaaaactcatgttaagactATGTGATGCTGCAAATACCTCAGTTACGTGTATAACTTCAAAGCGACGGAGGGAAAAAATATTACCTGAGTAGCACAACCAACACCGATACCGAGCAAAATACGTCCGATAATAAGCATTGCAAGATCCTGGGCAAAACCATTGAGGACAGCACCAAGAAGAAAAACTGAACCTCCAGTAAACATAACTATTTTGCGTCCAAACTTCTTTGTTGCCCACGAGGCACCAAGTGATGCTAGCAAAGCTGCTAAATATAAAGACGATGTAAAGAAAGTTAACGGTATGCTGTTAAATTTGCAGTATTGATTAGCTGAATCAACACCAATTTCCTGTCGATAAACTTTTGGGAAGAACTTCTGCAGGAACGGTGTCATAGCAGTAACTCCACCTACATATACACGTAAAAACAaagttaaataaaaataaataaataatcaaaaccaaaaaaccaaaaaaaataaaaatcaaagatAAAAACGGCCATATCATGATAGATCATTCAGTGCATGCAGTCGTAAAACACatactaaaaagaaaataaaatcaaaaccaacaaaaaaaaaaagaaaaaaagaagaagagagaaaaacgGCCATATCATAGATCATTCAGTGCATGCAGACATGCAGTTATGAAACgtatatagaaaaaaaaaatcaaaatcaaaagcaaaaaaaaaagaaaaaaaaaaaaaaagagaatcaaAGAACAGACAGATGGAAAAACTTACCAGAGATACCGATATCGTATCCGAATATGAGTCCACCACAAGCAGCAATAAGacaagtaaaaagaagaaaacccgTAAGCTCTCCAGGGTATTCCTTCTTCCCTTTTGCTCCTCCTACAGATGAGTCAAAAGCTCCACCCGCCATTGTTGATAATGAAGAAAGAAAGTTACTCTAGTTAACAACTTTGTGGTTCATCCTTAGCTAGAAGTATTTTTGTAGGTTGAGAAGGTGAATATGAGTAGGTATTTATACATAATTGATTTTCCAAGAGCAGTCTTCTAACAGTTTCAGGATTTCTTTGACACTAGTCCTAGTATTACACAACTTCTATCAGTTTGGTGGAATATAAGCTCGTTATTATGTCTCTGGATATACATCACTATGGTTGCTCAAAGAATTTGGTCTTAATCTAAACTGGATAATATAAAACGGATAATATAAACTCATTGGGTCGACAATCCTACTAGTATTAGTACAAAACTTGTAAGAGTTTTACGTTAGTGGGATTTCCTTACAGTCCTATTATTAAACAACTTGTAAGAGTTTTACGTCGGTGGGATATAAGCAGTAAACTCGTGAAATCCTGACAGTTTTAGGATTGCTTATCAGAACATATCATTATCCCTTTTTTGCAGGATGATATTTCTTACTAGGAAGATTCTGGAAGAATGTAGGATAATGCGAAGCTAAAGATAAACACACGTAAACTCTCGAAACCCTAAAGATTAGGGATTACTCATCGCACTAAACCCGActgtaaaaaaaaagataaacactAACTCCTGATATTTCTAAGATCATGTTCTTTACTGATTGTTCTTTAAAGCATGTTATGAACCCTGAATTACACGAACAAGCTTCTCCAGAGTCAAACTGTGCAATCCACCTATCTTAGAAAATGGGCCTGAAGGTGGGCAGTGAAGATGATATTCTCTTGATTAGTATTCTTGCTCATAGGATACTGAGAAGGTTACATGATGGTAAGTTTAGCGAACAACAACTTGGGAAGAAATTGGAGCGGATGCTCTATGTTGTCCTGGATGTTGTGGATAATGAGACATCATTGGAGAAGAGGCCGATTCACTACCTGAATTTTGAGTGGGATGCTTATCATCACCTCAAAGTGCCTTACGACATGTTGGGAAGTGTAGATGAAACTATGGCAATTAGGATGTGGTTTACAACCCTAAGGGTCACATTAGACGATATGAATGATGCTGTTGCAGGTTATGATCATTCAACACCATCCatggaagacaaagaagaaggtaTATCAGATTTTTTTTAAGGACAAAATTCGTTAGTAGGCAAATTGGATGATATTATTGTTCATAGGCCTGTACATCCTGACACCAAAACAATGAAAATATTTGAGGATCTTAAAGAAAATGATAGCTTTATTTTTCGGAGGTTTAACGATGAGAAATGTCTTGTAAAGTTATTGCTAACAGAAGAAGAATCGAAATCATGTTCGGGAACACTTTGTGTTATTCCAGTTTTGGGTGATGCTGGTCTTGGTAAGACCACACTGCTCAAACATGTCTACAGAAATGACAGGGTGCAAGACCTTTTGACATCAAAACTTGGGTTTCATTCTCTGATTGCTACCCTGACGGATTGAAGTTTACGCAAAAGTTGATCGAATGTGCAATTCAAAATTCGAACGAGAATGAGCAAAGGAAGTGGAAACAGAAACTAAGGTCAATGGAAAAAGATAATCTGGATTATCTCCAGTTGAAGCTTAGTTAAtcgcttctgatgaagaaatatttgCTCATTCTAGATGGTGTGTCTAATGAGATTTGCTGCGACTGGAGTTTATTAAAAAACCCTCTAACTGTGGGTGCATATGGTATTATCTCTCTCTATCATTAGCAGAACATCTTCCTCCTCCCGCACCACCACCAGAAACACGATCATCTCTTGATCCTCCACCAACGTCgcctccttttcttcttcttctcctatcaccaacaacaacacctaGTACTCCGGTACCAACATAAATATATACAAATCGAGAATacaaattaaggaaaataaaaagGTAAAAATCCAGTTAAATCTAGAGATCT
This portion of the Papaver somniferum cultivar HN1 chromosome 11, ASM357369v1, whole genome shotgun sequence genome encodes:
- the LOC113324639 gene encoding S-adenosylmethionine mitochondrial carrier protein, encoding MGLKVGSEDDILLISILAHRILRRLHDGKFSEQQLGKKLERMLYVVLDVVDNETSLGKRPIHYLNFEWDAYHHLKVPYDMLGSVDETMAIRMWITTLRATLDDMNDAVAGYDHSTPSMEDKEEDINSHLSDPPLYWWRGAKSLKLEANLRHREKALSADETRVQASTLSFPQIIAKLPQIGVQGLYRGSIPAILGQFSSHGLRTGIFEASKLVLINFAPTLAELQVQSIASFCSTILGTAVRIPCEVLKQRCQAGIFDNVGEALVGTLRQDAIKGFFRGTGATLCREVPFYVAGMGLYAESKKGVQQFLRRELEPWETILVGALSGGLAAVVTTPFDVLKTRTMTAPQGLPVSMSMIAFSILRQEGPLGLFKGALPRFFWIAPLGAMNFAGYELARKAMDKKNEEQIANDQLPEKKLANAG
- the LOC113323619 gene encoding sugar transport protein MST7-like; protein product: MAGGAFDSSVGGAKGKKEYPGELTGFLLFTCLIAACGGLIFGYDIGISGGVTAMTPFLQKFFPKVYRQEIGVDSANQYCKFNSIPLTFFTSSLYLAALLASLGASWATKKFGRKIVMFTGGSVFLLGAVLNGFAQDLAMLIIGRILLGIGVGCATQSVPLYLSEMAPYKYRGALNSCFQLMITVGIFLANLVNFFTNKMTDGPVQGWRVSLGLAVVPALIMTVGGFFLPDTPNSFISRNQPEEAKKQLQRIRGSVNIDEEFNDLVAAGHESQKYEGQWNNLIQRRYRPHLCLAILIPFFQQFTGINVVMFYAPVLFTTLGFGSSASLLSAMITGGVNLFATFFAIYFVDKWGRRVLFLEGGCQMFIFQVLIGVLIWIKFGTTGIATISSGYGILVVLCICAFVAGFAWSWAPLAWLVPSEIFPLEIRSAAQSVVVMVNMFCTFLIAQIFLIMLCHMKFGLFFFFGGMVAIMTVFIYFFVPETKGIPIEEVSQVLKNHWYWGRFITQDIELENKRKTLNT